Genomic DNA from Wolbachia endosymbiont of Aedes albopictus:
TATAACTGGAATAGACATAGTAGAAGAAATGATTAGAACTTCCTGTGGAGAGAAATTGAGATTCAATCAGGATGATATTAAACTTACTGGTTCTGCAATAGAAAGTAGAATTTGCGCTGAAGACCCATCGAAGAAATTTTTCCCTTCCAGCGGAAGAATAAAATATTACGATAAACCGGTTGAAAATGATTATGTAAGAATAGATGATGGAGTCGCTGCAGGTTCAGAAATTAGCACGTTCTATGACTCAATGATTGCAAAAGTTATAACATATGGAAAAGATAGAGTAGAAGCGATCAGCAGAATGCAAAAAGCATTGTCTGAATGCTATATAGAAGGAGTAACAAATAATATAGAATTTCTAGAATCCATCTTCCATCACCCAAATTTTATTGCAGCAAAGCTCCACACGAGATTCATTCCAGACCATTACTCTAGTGGGTTTCACGGTGATTTTGTTACAGAGGAGTATATTAAAATATTTATTTTCACTGCGTTATATGTTCATTTGGAAAATGAAGAAAGGTACCATCATAAAGCAGTGAATGAAACGCTTGTAGTTGTAATAAATGACAATAAGTGCTCTGTAGACGCAAAGTACCAAGATAATATATTAACAACAGTATATAACCACAATACATACTCTGTAGTAGGCAAGTGGAAATCAAGTTATAGGTTGCTAAACATCACGATTAACGATGATACTGATATAACACTTAAAGTAGAAAAACAAGGCAGCAAATACTTCATAAGACATGCAGGCATGAAAGCTGAGTGTTGTATATTTAAGCCTCATGTAGCTGAATTAAGTAGGTTAATGCTAAATAATGAAACAGAAGGGATTTCAGTAGATACTGTAAAATCCCCAATATCTGGCTTATTAGTTAAGTTGCACGTAAATATAGGAGATCAGGTGGAAATAGGACAACCTTTATTTGTGGTGGAGGCAATGAAAATGGAAAATATCATATGTGCTGAAGCAGCAATGGTGATAAAAAATATTCTCGTTCAAGAAGGAAAAAATGTGCAGATTGGTGATGTAGTCTGCTTTCTTAAATAACACAAGAAGTATAAACTTGACCCAAACAAGATAAATGAAAACACTTGATGAGCTATGGCAATGGCTATTGGTATGTGCAATAATAGAGTAATTACACCCAAAATGATCTGAATGATAACGGAGAACAGCATAATATATACCGGTTTTACGCTAGCATTTTTTACTGTGAGTATTACTACCAAAGCTAGTATTAGCAATGCCAGTGCTCGATGTATAAATTGCACTGTCGCTCTGTTCTCAAAGATATTCAGCCATATAGGGTGTAAGAAAAATAAATCTTCTGGAATGATTTGTCCGTCCATTAGTGGAAAGGTATTGTAAATCAAACCAGCATTTAATCCCGCAACAAACGCACCGAAAATTATTTGCATTACAATTAGGGCCAAAATCGTTCCTGCGTAGTATATAGTGTCACTACTAATCTTAAGTTTAGTTTGCTTTGGCCTGATTTGGTAATCAAAAAATTGATATGACAATAATGCAAAGACAATTAATGCTAATAATAAGTGAAGTGCAAGCCTATAGTGGCTAACATGAGGTTCAGTTGCTAAACCACTTTTAACCATATACCAACCAGCAAAAGCTTGTAAAGCTCCAAATAATAATGCCACAAATAGCCTTATTACTACCTTTTTAGATATTTTTCTTCTTAATGTAAAATATATAAATGGCAGGACAAAAACTAAACCTGTTAGTCTTGCAACCAATCTGTGTACATATTCTATTAAGTATATAGCCTGAAATTCCTCCATACTCATACCATAGTTAAATGCTTTATACTCAGGTGTAGTTTCATATTTTAATTTTTCTTGTAGCCAATCTTGTCCACTCAGTGGTGGCAATGTTCCAGTGATGGGTTTCCACTCCGTGATTGACAATCCTGCTTTTGAAAGTCTGGTAAATCCACCAATCCCCACCATGAAAATTACCATAATACAGCAGAGAAAAAGCCAAATAGCTACAGGTTTTGATTGCTTTTGTTCCATAAACCATGCTGAGTTTTGTTCCATCGTTCAGGGTAAAGAATAAATTCCCACAAGGCAAGAAAAGCTGCAATACTACGTAGCAGACTATAGAACGGAAAAAATATCAATACTATATAAAAATAAAAAGGCATCTTTTGCTGTTTGACAGCTATTACCAAAAGAATCAGGTTAGTAACGTATACCACTACAAAGTAGTACAAAAATAATTCATTTAAAACTTTAGTTAATATCAATGAAAGCAGTAAAAATGGAGTAGTAAAAAATATAAAAGCTGCAGAGCCAACAAAAAGATTCAATAGCAAAATTCCCTTAAATCCAGTGTGTTTATAAAGAGACTTTATATTTTTTAAATGAACAATATAAGTTTGCATATAGCCTTTGATCCAGCGCGCTCTTTGCTTAATCCAAGCAAATACAGCAATTGGTGACTCTTCCAATGTTTCTGAGTCAATCATCCTGGTTTTATATCCAATTTGCGCAAGTCTCAAACCAAGTTCAGCATCTTCGGTAACACTATAAGCATCCCAGAAAAACACTTCTTTTAGAATTTTTACTGAAAAATGATTACTGCTACCACCCAAAGGTATCGGTATGTTCATTTTTTGGAATCCAGGCAATAAGTATTGAAACCAGTTCATATACTCCAGAGAAAAGAATTTTGTGAGAAAATTATAATCACAATTGTAGTAATTTAATTTCGCCTGTACACAGGCAAGCTTATCGTCGTCCTTATTAAATTCAATCAGTGCTTTTTTTTAACTGCAATGGGTCTGGTTTATCATCTGCATCATATATTACTGCATACTTTCCTCTAGCAAAGCTCATAGCATAATTGCATGACTTGGCTTTTGTTCTAGGCAAAGAATGAGGCACTTTTATTACTTCAAAATACTGTGGTAAAGTGTACTTTTCTATAGCTGCTAGCGTTTCCTGGTCTTCACTTTCTACCAGAAGCTTTACATCTAATTTCGACTTTGGATAATCCAAACTTTCAATGCTTTCGATCAATTGCTCTATCACTGCGCTTTCTTTAAAAGCAGGCAATAAAATAGTATATATAGGAAAATCTTCTTCATTCAGCTTACTATAATCCACTTTTTGGTTGGAAGTTTCATATAAATTAAAAATTGTAGCTATAAACTTGAATAAATAACTAGAACATCCGATTATAAATATCAACATCAAAGCAAAATATGTATATTTCTCTGTTAGTGTTAAAATTGAAGTTACAATAAAGAAAGAAGCAAAAAATATTGAGCTTAGTTTAATGCTTTTAGCTGAAAAATTAGGATTCTTGTAATATAAGTAGTTGCTTGCAAATTCTGAAATACCAAAGTGCGAGTTAAGAAGATTTAAAATCTGTTCGCTATCCACTTTTATTAATACATAGTCAATACCGTAATGAGCTTCGACCCAACGGTTGATATCTCGGCTTGTGTCTTCAACCATAAAAAAAGTAGTATTATTTAATTTTTGCCAAGGAATTATATTAAATTTATAGTAAAAAAGTTTCTCTGGCTCTTTGCACAAACTAGAATCAAACTTAATTTTTTCTACATTATCAGCTTGAAGTATAGCCAATTGTTGCATTAAACCTAATGCAATTTTTTATTTAAGTCACGTGAAAATGAAGATATGACCTCGCTACTACGCTTATCATCTTTACGTTCATGCATTATTTTTTTTACAGCATCAGCAGCTATATTCGCTGTGTTAGTCTGTAAATCTCCAAGAGCTTTTTCAACTTGGTCAGTGACTTTCTTCAAGTTAGAATGGGCATTGTCATCTAATGTCTGATCTAGCTGCTGTCTATTGTGCTTAATGATACTATTAGCTTTATCAAGTGCTTCATTCATCATTTTATTAACTTCTGCATCTAATTCTTTGTATTTTTTAGAAGATTTTTTGTAATACTCCAACATATCTTTCCTGAATTTTTCAGTTTCTTCACTTGAAAATTTGCTTTTGTTACGCTTATTGTTAAGCGCATTTTTTATCACTTTCTTTAGCAATTTATACGAAAGGACAAAACTTACCAAGAAGGCAAGACCGATAATCAGTGATGTAGACATAAAAACCCCTAAAATTCTTTGGACACCAAATCAGCAACAAACTCCTCTTCAATTTCAGAGTTGGTCAATTTAGTATAATAAATTAAAGCAATACTAGTAGCCATTTGTTTTAACTGATCAGTATATTCAGATTTAAATTCTGCCACTTTTTCTTCAATAAGCTTGCTCTTTTTTTTGTCTTCCTCTTCTAATATATTCTTAACATTAGCTCTCATTTCTTCTACCTGAGCAAGTGCATCATCTATGATTTTTTTTGCCTGTATTCTAGCTTGGTTTAAAGCGGCATTATACTTGGCAATCTGATCTTCCGTAAGTCTTAAAAGATGAACAGAACTATTAAAAGAACCCAATACTTCTTTACTTCTAGTGCTTATTATTTCATCTAACTTTGGTAAAAATAAACAACTTACTACGAAAAAAAGTGAAGAGAAAAAAATTAAAAACCACAAAACTTGAGAAAAGAAGGTTGAAACATCAAGCTGTGGCATCTGTTAAGCAACAAATATTAATAACATTGCAAGTACAAACGCAAGCAATCCCATGATTTCAACCATGGCAGCACCAATATAAACATAACTTTTCATTTTACCTTCTGATTCAGGGTTTCTCGCAATCCCATTTAACATAGCAGAGAAGATATTAGCTATACCTAAACCAGCACCGAGCATTCCAAACACAGCTAAACCAATTGCTATAAACTTTAAAGCTACTAAATCCATATATTACCTTTAATTATTTCTTTATAATATAATTGTAAAATATTCTACAAGGAAGTCAATTACTTTACTGCATCTGACAAATATACACATGTTAATATAGTAAATATATAAGCTTGTAAAATTGCAACAAATACTTCAAATCCTATCAATGCAATTATGAACAAAAACGGCGCAGGAGTGAAAAATATGTTCATATTTACAATAAACCCTGCTATCACTTTGATGATTGTATGACCAGCAATCATATTTGCTGCAAGCCTTATTGATAGGCTAACCGGCCTTACTAAATAAGCAAACGACTTAATAATAATTATTATAGGTGCAAGCCACAAAGGAGTTCCTTTTGGTAGCAATATGCGTAAAAATTCTACTCCCCTTTCTTTAAATCCAACAATCGTTATATAAATAAAAACCACCATCGATAAAGCGAAGGTGACTATCACATGACTTGTGACCGTCAAACTATAAGGAAGAACACCAACCAAATTACATGATAAAATGAAAATAAATACTGTGAATATCAATGGAATGTGCTGCAAGCCTTTGCTTCCAGTGTTATTTTCTATTATTGAAACAACAAAATCATATACATATTCAACTGCAGCTTGCAAATATCCTGGTATTACTGACCCCTTCTTTATTCCAAAAAGCAAAAAGAGTATCACCAATATCACCGAAATCATCATGAAAAGAGATGAATTGGTAAAGCTTACGTCATACCCAAACAACCTAGGTAACTCTATTATTGTATATACTTTAAACTGTTCCAGTGGATTTAATGCCATTTTAATCTGAACTATAAACAGTAAATAAAGTATGAATTTTATAGGACAATGTCAAGAATTAAGATAAGGCTCTGTATTGTTATAACATTGATACATTAACAAAATATGTAATTAAAGTGTTAATTACAGTCAGCTCTGTATTTTAAAACTTACTAATCTTATTAAATTATTCAATATCTTGACTTAACATCTTATTTTAATTATAATTTAATTTTTAGTGAGGTATTATTATGAACGAAATAGATTTTATTAACACTAATCATCCTTTAAATTTAGAGCAGGAATTTGGTAGTGGATACATTAAACTAACAGATGGCTCCTTTAACGAATATACTGGCCATTATCAAATGGGAAGCGAAATACTAGATAAAAGCCATAATATGATAGGGAACTTAACTATTGATGGTTACATTCATAACTCCCATGAAGATAACCACAATATGAATCTTAAGCTCTCTATGGAGATAGACTTAAAAGGTGATATCGAGAAGATAAATTCTCTCTACAATAATATATAAAATTACAAAAACTTCTGCATCCTTGTTTATGATGTAGAAGTTACCTTTTATTCCATTACAACAAGCTTTAAAAGCACTACATTTTATATTACAATAACTCTTTTATTTCTTTAAAGGTTCATGAAATTCACATTATCTTGGTTATTAGAACACTTAGAAACCAATGCTAGTTTAGAAGAAATTACCGATAAGTTAACTCACATAGGGTTAGAAGTAGAAGATGTGATCGACAATACCAAATTAGCTGGTTTTATTGTTGCAGAAGTATTAGAGGTGATACAGCATCCAAATGCTGATAAATTAAAATTATGTAAAGTAGATGACGGGAGTAAAATTCTACAAATAGTTTGCGGAGCAAACAATGTTAGAGAAGGTATGAAAACTGTGCTTGCATCTCTTGGTAGCACATTGCCAGAAAGTGATTTCACAATCAAGCCCACAAAAATACGAGGAGTGCTAAGTGAAGGGATGCTCTGCTCTGCTTCTGAACTTGCGCTGATTCAAGAGAAAAGTGAAGAAATAATCGAGCTTTCTGATGATTATAAAGTAGGGGATAAATTTTTCAATTGTGACCCTGTAATTGATATAAATGTTACTCCAAACCGTGGAGATTGCTTAGGCATTTATGGAATAGCTCGCGACCTTGCTGCAACTGGAATTGGGACATTAAAGACTTTAAGTATCCCACAACTTACCAACTCCATAAATTCACCGATCGATGTTGAAGTTACTGACGGGGAAAGTTTTATTAGTGGAATATACATCGCCAATGTAAAAAATCAAGAAAGCCCAAAATGGTTAAAAGATAGGCTGAAATCGATAGGAATGCGCTCCATTTCTGCAATAGTTGACATTACTAACTATATTATGATATCTTTCAGCCGTCCAATGCACGCGTATGATGCAAAAAAAATAGAAGGAGAGCTCACAGTACGCAAAGCAAACGACGGAGAAAAATTTGCTGGTTTGAACGGTAAAGAATACTTATTAAACACGGACACAAGCGTTATTTCTGATAGTAAAAATATTCATGGAGTTGCTGGAATTATAGGTGGAAAGTGCAGTGAATGTACTCTCGAAACTACTGATATCTTTTTAGAGTCTGCTTGGTTTGACCCTATATCCATCGCTAAATCTGCAAGGCAGATGAACATCTCCACAGAATCTAGTTACAGATTTGCACGTTCAGTTGATCCTGGATTGACTCTTGAGGGACTCAATCTTGCAGCTAAAATGATTTTGGATTTATGTGGTGAAGAAGTCTCAAGCGTAGTGTCTGCCGGCAGCTTAGATAATGCTGACACCAAGGTGAACTTTGATTATCAGGATGTGAACAAGTTTGGAAGTGTGTCTGTATCGCCTGATGAAGTGTTCGATATCTTAACGAAACTAGGGTTTAATATTGATAAAAAAACCGAAGGCAATTGGAATGTACAAGTACCAAGCTGGAGACCGGACGTGACTATACCTGCTGACCTAATTGAAGAAGTAACAAGAATATACGGCTATGACAAAATAAAAGAAGAACCACTACCAAATAATGTTGAAGAAGTAGATAGTGCATACGACAATTTGCGTATTTTGATGACAAACAGAGGGTTTCATGAAGTGCTAACCTGGTCGTTTATGAGTGAATCAACAGCTGAAAAATTTGGTTACTCGAATAAGTTATTTATCATCGATAATCCGTTTAACAATAACTTTAATATGATGAGATCAAGTATTATGCCAAATTTATTGCAAGTCATTGCTGATAATATTGCCCATGGAGTACCTGATCTTGCAATCTTCGAAATTGGGCCGATTTATGATGGTGAAGCTCAGTCTAAACATGTTTTAAGTGGAATAAGAACAGGAAATAATCTACCGCGAAACCATTATAATACTGATAGGAAAGTAGATGTTTTTGACGCAAAGGCTGATTGCATAGCAGCTTTGGAGTTTTTTAACGTCAATTGCGATAATTTAACGATAGAGAGAGCAGAAAAAGAACATTACCACCCAGGAAAGTCAGGCACTCTCTCTTTTAAGAATAAAGTAGCAGGTTATTTTGGAGAGTTGCATCCTAATATATTAGATCTTTTTGACATCAAGCAAAAAGTTGTAGGTTTTGAGGTGATATTAGAAAATATTGAAAATTTACCTGTAAGTAGAAAGAAATTTATCGATTATAAATACCAAAGTGTAAAACGTGATTTTGCATTTATTGTAAATAAGGATGTGAAAGTAGGTAATATAATCAATGTGCTAAAAAAAAGCTCAGAGCTCATCACAGAAGTTTTGATATTCGATGTATACCATGGAAGTAACATAGAGCCGAACAAGATGTCTATAGCATTATCAGTTACTTTCTGCTCTCCAACTCACACTTTAACTGAAAAGGAAATCCAAAAGGAATCAAATATGATAGTTAACTTAGTGTGTGAAAGTACAAAAGGAACTTTGAGAGCTCATAATTAAGCCGTAATCACAGTTTTCTGATTTTGCTGTGTCACGTTTACTTCATCCAATCTATTTTCAATCTTGAATTCAACATCCTTGAAAAATCTATCCCACATTCCATGCAAATGCTCTTCTACTTTAGGCCATACATCATTTTTAAATGTTACCCCATCATCAGAAAATAAACTACCTAAAAAAGTTCCGATTTCTTCATAACTTGACTGAAAATGTTGAAGAAATGTCTCTACTTCTTTATGAGCACCACGTACCACACTTAACGCTTTCCCTTCTGTGCTATTATCTTTGTTTACGGTAGCTGACCATCCAATCACATTATAATTAACACCAACTTTGAGAGAGTTCCAAAACCTCCACAAACCACTCTCATTATCTTTTGGTACATTATTTATTATAAGGTTCGCTAACCTGTCTACCATAGGAGACAATAAATCTTGACAGAAGTGCTTGATATTATTCTTTATTTCAATTACAGGACCTTTCATGCGTTTTTCTGCTAAACAATACTCAAGTTCCGCTTCCTCTAATAACTTCTTGATTTCTGCTTCATTAAAAGTTTTTTCCTTGAGCCTCTCCAGTAACTTATCCTCTATTATTGCAAATTTTATTTTTTCACGAGATTCTAGTTCTTCTCTGTAATCATTTGTTGCTTTTTTATTTATCAATAATCTTTCTTTTTCTAACTCTAATTGTTCTAATGCTTCTAGAATTTCTTGGTTATTTTCTAAGTGCTCCTGTATTAATTTTGTATCTGGATGCTTTTCTCCTTTTCTATTTCGCTCATCTTCTAAGTACTTATTTAAATCCTCATTTCCTTCTATTACTTTTCTTAACGATATAGGTTGCTCTAAGCATTTTGCAGTTTCCGCTCGGTGCGCATTAATCCTTTCTACTAGACTTGGCGCATCTCCTTTTAATAGGTCACATAAACTTTTCATATACTTTGCTTGTCCTTCAAATAAAATTTGCACTTTATATTTTTTTATTTCTAAATACGCCTCTTTTATGAAGTCATTTATTTTATCTGAAGCTTCTTTTAAATTTTCCTCACTCAAAGGAATTTTTATCTCCTTTTCTAAATCTTCAAGCCGTTCCATTAGATTCTTATCCTTATTGGGTGTACCTAATAGGTTCCGCATAGATTGTTTTAATCGTTCCATTAGGCCTCGCTTTTCATCAAGTACGCCTGATTGATTTAACACAACTTTAGCTTTTTTCATTACTGATTTTATTAGCTTGCGCTCAACCTCTTGATCATTATATTCAAATTTAAAAAGGTCTTCTAACCTTCTTTTTAAGGCATCATCTTTCAGGTTACTATCCTTTCTATTTTCGTATACTTCTTTTAATTCTTCATGTATCTTTCTATACCTTTCTTCTCCCATTCCTTTTAACTCTTTTATCGTCTCTTCAGCTTCACGTAAAGCTTCTGCTGTTTCTTTAGGATACATACCCTTATAAATATCAATTATTGTCCTTTCAGCTATTTCCCCTTTTTCTTTAAGCCCTTCCCGTTCTGCTTTAAACACAGGAAGCCCTCTATCGTCCAAGTCATCTGGTACTTTTGCTCCTGCTTTTTTTAGATCTTCTAGTATCATTTCCTTTTCACTTGGCAATTCCTTACCTTGGCTCTCCAACTCTTGTTTCACGTATATATCTCTTAGCACATCTTCTAATGAAAAATCTCCTTTTCTTTTTTGTGCAAATTTAATTGCTTGTATACAGGCAACTTGATAAGCATTTTGTATTAAGTGACTTGTCAATTTAGGACCTATACTATTTACTACTTTCACTCTAAACTCGTTCAACAATTCCTTCATTTTATCATATGTAATCTCTTTCTTTTCTAGCTTTATCAGTTCTTCCATAGTCTTCGCAAATTCTTGAATAGAAGTTGCAAGGACATCCTTGATTTCATTGCGTAAGGGCTTAAGACCATTTTTTAAATTGATGTTAGTTGACAATTTCAGTACGATGCTATGCTCTGAATCCCGCGTCACATCAAACCACTTGTTATTTTCATTTTCATACAAATCTCTAAGCAATCGTTTAAATTGCGGTGGAAATTCTATTTCCATATCCCACGCAATATTTGATCCAGGAACTTCCTTTTCATGAAAAGACACCTCAATATTTTGATGCTTATTAGAATACCGCCCCATACTTATTTTAAGAGCAGTAACTAAAGAGTGAGATAAATCCCTATTTAAAAGATAAAAAGTAGCCAAAGCAATTGTTGCAGGAACAACTAAGGCTACAAGTACAGCCATATTAACAAAAATTGCTATTGCAGCAAGAACACCATATGCC
This window encodes:
- a CDS encoding acetyl-CoA carboxylase biotin carboxylase subunit — translated: MTEKKYSKILIANRGEIGCRIIRTAHKMGISCVCVYSDADVNSVHVRQADESRYIGPSPSCLSYLNIEKICEVVVETGAQAVHPGYGFLAENPDFPRALQKHNIDFIGPSAETIEVTANKITAKEAARKAGVNVVPGYMGKISDAGHAAQVAKEVGFPVMLKAASGGGGKGMRIVNSKKEIELAFTSATNEAEKSFKDGSIFIEKYIELPRHIEIQIIADKYGNIVCLGERECSIQRNNQKIMEETPSPFISEEVRQKMYVQCVSLAKQVGYFSAGTVEFVVDKDQNFYFLEVNTRLQVEHPVTEFITGIDIVEEMIRTSCGEKLRFNQDDIKLTGSAIESRICAEDPSKKFFPSSGRIKYYDKPVENDYVRIDDGVAAGSEISTFYDSMIAKVITYGKDRVEAISRMQKALSECYIEGVTNNIEFLESIFHHPNFIAAKLHTRFIPDHYSSGFHGDFVTEEYIKIFIFTALYVHLENEERYHHKAVNETLVVVINDNKCSVDAKYQDNILTTVYNHNTYSVVGKWKSSYRLLNITINDDTDITLKVEKQGSKYFIRHAGMKAECCIFKPHVAELSRLMLNNETEGISVDTVKSPISGLLVKLHVNIGDQVEIGQPLFVVEAMKMENIICAEAAMVIKNILVQEGKNVQIGDVVCFLK
- a CDS encoding COX15/CtaA family protein, whose amino-acid sequence is MEQNSAWFMEQKQSKPVAIWLFLCCIMVIFMVGIGGFTRLSKAGLSITEWKPITGTLPPLSGQDWLQEKLKYETTPEYKAFNYGMSMEEFQAIYLIEYVHRLVARLTGLVFVLPFIYFTLRRKISKKVVIRLFVALLFGALQAFAGWYMVKSGLATEPHVSHYRLALHLLLALIVFALLSYQFFDYQIRPKQTKLKISSDTIYYAGTILALIVMQIIFGAFVAGLNAGLIYNTFPLMDGQIIPEDLFFLHPIWLNIFENRATVQFIHRALALLILALVVILTVKNASVKPVYIMLFSVIIQIILGVITLLLHIPIAIAIAHQVFSFILFGSSLYFLCYLRKQTTSPICTFFPS
- a CDS encoding F0F1 ATP synthase subunit C; protein product: MDLVALKFIAIGLAVFGMLGAGLGIANIFSAMLNGIARNPESEGKMKSYVYIGAAMVEIMGLLAFVLAMLLIFVA
- a CDS encoding F0F1 ATP synthase subunit A, with protein sequence MALNPLEQFKVYTIIELPRLFGYDVSFTNSSLFMMISVILVILFLLFGIKKGSVIPGYLQAAVEYVYDFVVSIIENNTGSKGLQHIPLIFTVFIFILSCNLVGVLPYSLTVTSHVIVTFALSMVVFIYITIVGFKERGVEFLRILLPKGTPLWLAPIIIIIKSFAYLVRPVSLSIRLAANMIAGHTIIKVIAGFIVNMNIFFTPAPFLFIIALIGFEVFVAILQAYIFTILTCVYLSDAVK
- the pheT gene encoding phenylalanine--tRNA ligase subunit beta, yielding MKFTLSWLLEHLETNASLEEITDKLTHIGLEVEDVIDNTKLAGFIVAEVLEVIQHPNADKLKLCKVDDGSKILQIVCGANNVREGMKTVLASLGSTLPESDFTIKPTKIRGVLSEGMLCSASELALIQEKSEEIIELSDDYKVGDKFFNCDPVIDINVTPNRGDCLGIYGIARDLAATGIGTLKTLSIPQLTNSINSPIDVEVTDGESFISGIYIANVKNQESPKWLKDRLKSIGMRSISAIVDITNYIMISFSRPMHAYDAKKIEGELTVRKANDGEKFAGLNGKEYLLNTDTSVISDSKNIHGVAGIIGGKCSECTLETTDIFLESAWFDPISIAKSARQMNISTESSYRFARSVDPGLTLEGLNLAAKMILDLCGEEVSSVVSAGSLDNADTKVNFDYQDVNKFGSVSVSPDEVFDILTKLGFNIDKKTEGNWNVQVPSWRPDVTIPADLIEEVTRIYGYDKIKEEPLPNNVEEVDSAYDNLRILMTNRGFHEVLTWSFMSESTAEKFGYSNKLFIIDNPFNNNFNMMRSSIMPNLLQVIADNIAHGVPDLAIFEIGPIYDGEAQSKHVLSGIRTGNNLPRNHYNTDRKVDVFDAKADCIAALEFFNVNCDNLTIERAEKEHYHPGKSGTLSFKNKVAGYFGELHPNILDLFDIKQKVVGFEVILENIENLPVSRKKFIDYKYQSVKRDFAFIVNKDVKVGNIINVLKKSSELITEVLIFDVYHGSNIEPNKMSIALSVTFCSPTHTLTEKEIQKESNMIVNLVCESTKGTLRAHN